The nucleotide sequence CAGGTTCACCTTCAGAACCTAAACCAGAGGTTCCGATCAGGGTTCCAGGTCCAACTGAACCAGAACACTCTTCGGCATGTTCTGGGAGCTTCATCTATAGAAAACTTCAGTCACGCTCTAAAGATCCTCAAATGATCCACCATCTCTATCCTTCAGGAACCTGAGACCCATCCTGGACCCAGAACCCTGAAGAACCACTACAACCTATAAGAATTGTCATTGCATTTGAGCATTTACATGACAACCCACCTGTCACTCGCATCACCTGGCTCCTCCTCCATGTCTTGTAGAACAATGATGGGCGGTGTCACCATGGTGACGGATGGAGTGACTTTTGCCATGGAGGCGATGTttcctctgacttcctgttcagatgatcacatgatttaagctcctcatcctcaggtTCAATAAAACGAGGTTTAGGAATGGGGTCCCTAACAGATCCAAAAGACCTCCAGGATCACCCTCTGAGGTCCCTGAAGAAGGCCCTGTGGGCTCCTTCAGGGGCCCCAAAACATCTGAAGCACCTCTAGGTCCACAGACCCACCTGATGTTCCCCTAAAGTGTCCTCAAGAACCCCCAGGAACTGATGTGATCTCAAGAACCCTCCCCCCTCCAAGGAACTAATGGGGTTCTCCTGAGGAACCCCCTGGACCCGATGGGACCTCCTCAAGAACCCCCCCAGGAACCAATATGATCTCCTCATAGTCATTCAGATGTAGTTTCCAGGGGCTCACAGAACCATTTGGCTCCTGTTacaccctcctcttctttctccttgACTCACCTGCCGGCTGGTCATCTGTTGCCCACGATTACGTGGCCTGGATGAAAGTcattgccatggaaacagaggCTCCTTGAATGAACAGTAGGCAGAGGAAAGCAGAGACGCTGGAGGAGTGACGGTGGTGCCAGCAGGAGAGTCACCCTGACAGGGATAAAGAGATTACACAAGGATCATATTCACCTGACGCCAGCGCCCAAGTTGCCAGAATAAAAGCACCACAGACACCTCCAAAACAAAAGCACCAATGACAACAGAAACAAGGAGAATTTTCAGAAATGAgccaggaaggaaggaaatagGACAGAAGGGAATACAAGTGATCGGGGGcgaggaaggaaggaaataggaaaggatggggaaaaaaagtattgataaagGATCCGGAAAGGAGGGAAGAATATAGGAAAGTAGGAAAAGAAGGGAATAAAAGACAAGTGACCAAGGTTCCAGGAAGGGAAAAGGGAAGGGAATAAGAAAGGAATGAATAAAGGTAGGAGGGAAAGAagggagagaagaaaggaaggtGGCAGTGAAAAGTGAGATTAGTCTGTGATCCTCCCGAGTCAGCAGTATCCCATTAATCACACACGGCTCACAGGACttacagttgtgtgtgtgtgtgtgtgtgtgtgtactaccATCAAATCGTTTTTAgtgtttaaatctttttttttgactaGTTCAAACCAAACAGACAGATCAGAACCGGTTCTGGAAACAAAGTCTGATAATAATAAAGTGTAAACAAAGGAAGCCCTGCTCCTCTCTGAGTCCACGTTACCTGAACAGGAAACTGGTTTATATGGACATGATCCTGATTTCATAGTGACGTTATCattagtgatgacatcatcatagtGGTAACATCATCAGATAAGAGGAAGCTGACTAGAGGTCTAGAAATGTTAAATCTCTTCCTTAAATTTCTCTCCTcagttcttcctcctcttcatcatgtcGACATGAATACCAGTCCAATCTGTACTAACGATGCTAATCTAGAAGCTAACAGAAGTTCACTTCCTGCTGAGGGAGGAGCAACATGACCTCTAGCCAATCAGCTGCATTTGACCCAGAACCACCTGCAGGTTCTGGACCAAGctgtcaaacaaaatgttttatttgtaacatGATACAAAATAATAAGAGAAAACAAGGGGGGGACCACAGCATCACAGGAGTCATGTCAGTGTTCCTGCATCTTTATTGAAAAGTGGGATCAGATCATGGTGCGACAGGAATGTTGGTCCCTGCGAAACAcagcaactaaaaaaaaaagaagagaaacaacaAAGGATGGGAGATAACAAAGGGAGATATTGACataaaaaaagacttaaaaagattaaaagaagTCGAGGTCTTCAGGAGCGTCCAGGTCTCTGTATTCAATGATGGTGCGGGGGTCTCCGCGCACACCCCTGCAGGCAGAGATGGAGAGTTACacgtaatcaatcaatcaatacctGATCAATAATGTCTCCATCCCCGCCACAACCCACCTGTTGTTCCGCTGCTTCCCAGGAAACCCTCCTCCACCTAAATGACCTCTGAAGTTGTCATAGTTACCACGACCCATCCCAAACTGGTTCGGGGGGTAGTGGGGTCCTCcacctgccacacacacacatacgcacacgcacGGTGTGAGCATTGAACTCTGTGATAGGaaatgaagctgtgtgtgtgtgtgtgtgtgtaccagggAAGCCGGGCATTGGAGGTCTGACTCCGGGTGGGTATCCCAGAAGGCTTTGCTGCTGTGGCGACTGACCAGGAAATCCTGCCATGCCAGGGGGCGTGGCTAAAAGAAAGAGCTCAAGTCAGTTGTTGATCTCCTACACTTCCCATAATGCCTTTGTGGCCGTGTGTCACTCACCTTGTGCTGGAGGTGGGTGGGGCTTGTTCTCAGGTAGGGCGGGTCTCTTGGCGTCCAGCAGGAAGTTGTTAAAGAActgcacttcctgtctgacagcaGACACTTTGTCCCCGTGTTTGTTCAGGATGTGTTTCCGCACAAACTCAGGAGCCTGAGGGACAGGAAgagttaccatggtaaccagaagccccaccccccatacgTTAACAGGACTCACCTTGAACTTCTTCCCGCTCAAAGGACAAAGCCACTTGTCTTTACTGAGTTCCTGAGTGTTCGCAGACAGGAACTTTTCCACCTGGACCACAAGCAGACCGTCAGGGGGggcagacaggtggagacagacatGTGGGGACGGGCGGGAGGACACAAGATGGGAACAGACAGAcgggagcagacagacagggggGTGGGGTCTACCTCCTGCTCGGGGTCCTTCCTCCCCAGGCGGGTTGCGTCCTCCTCGCTCAGCGTCTCTGACGGCGTCAGCAGAGGAGCCAGACGCTCCTCACACATCCTCTGGTGTTCAGTcactgtccaatcagagcgcagcaTCAACCTTGTGccctttgagtgtgtgtgtgtgtgtgtgtgtgtgtgtgtttgtgtgtgtgtgtgtaccctcGGCTGCAGTGATCTTGGCCACAGGTAGGGGGCCCCGTACGTGTACCAGCCCGCAGCGGTGGGGCATCTCGTCCTCAGCGGGGTACTCACAGAAGTTATAGTAATCCACCGAGTGGACAAGACGCAGGTAGAGCAGCAGCCGGTCCAGCACCTGCCCCGCCCACAGGACACGCCCATCAGGACACACCTCCATCAACACACCCGCCAGGAcacgtcatcatcaccacacacacacacacacacacaaccagctcCTCCCACCTTCAGCAGCTTGTCGTCTGTTTCCACGGTGACATCTGAAGAGGCGGGGTCTTTTCCGTCGCCCGCCTCGTCGCCGTTGCCCCCCGCTCCcatgagctcctcctcctcggcgCTGACCTCCTCGATCAGGTAGTCGGTGATGTTCTTCAGCACCGGGTTGGTCTCCATCTGCAACACAGAGCGCCGCGTGAGGCATCCCATCATCATCAGGGCCCGTGGGCCGTgtgaaccgggggggggggggggcgcgatCCAGGGTGGCGTACCTGTCCTGCCCACAGCTCCCCCTTCTGGTCCAGACTGTGGACGAGGCGGGCCGACAGCCGAATGTCGTTGCGAACCACTGGCCGGTGGTGCGTCAGGCCGTTAACGGTGCGGACGCGGCGACTCAAGTCTCTGTTGACCACCGGCGACAGCTCACAGTCCCTGAGCTGGGGGGGCAGGATGGGGGAGGGTTCAGCTGAAggtttacacacacaccagaggtcatcgggtgtgtgtgtgtatgtacatgtgtgtgtgttttacccgGATGTTCTGCAAGTTCCAGCATGTCTCCTTGATGTTAACACTGCGGTCAAAGGTCACCCAGCACCTCCTGAAGAACCTGGTGTGACACGCTAACGGTTAGCCGGCTAACCAGACACGCTAAAAGGTTGCTAGTTACCACACCGCAACAGGAAGCACCGGCCAGCCCAGAGTTAACCCACTCCTGTACAGGAGGtgcggctaacgttagcttagctGATCTCTGTGCTTCTCCTCCTTACCTCCTCTCAGGCTGAGGGTCCGACAGCGCCACCCGCAGGAAACCGGGGTACCTGCGGCACAactggagacaggaagcagaggcgtcaggtgtgtgagtgtgcttgtgtgagtgtctgtgcgtgtgtgagacTCACTGCACTGATCTCCTCCTTGGAAACCTCTGGCGGGATGCTTCTGATGAACAAAGAAGTGGTGaggtggagggggcggggcttgggcGGTGCCTCCTTCTCCCTGTCCTTGCGTTCCTTTCGATGTtctgacacaaaaacaacttgTCAGTTGTCAGGAGCGACACCCGACGCCACAGACGAGCGTCCGACCGAGGATTGTGTGACGTCGGCTGTGCCGTTTTAAACGtaccatcctcctcttcctccttctcctcatcatcctccttcTCTCCGTCAGAGTGGGAAGAGTCAGAGTCAGAAACGCTGCCCTCGCCGCTGTCAGCTGACATGCTccgtttcctcttcctgccctGAGACGAAGAGACTggcttttcatcatcatcatcatcgtcgtcaccatcattatcatcttcatcactgacCAGACTCACTTTCTGTGCTGTCTTGTCGTCCTcgtctttcttctcctcctcttcctcctcctcctcgccatTCTGTTTGACCTCGTCTTCGCCGCCCTGAGCAGAAAACAGAACAGCGTCTTGGGGGTGAGCTTGTTAGGCTCCTCCCCCGGGACTCATGCAGGCGTGTCTAACCGGTCCCAGGCGGGCAGCTGGTTTTCACCTTGTCTTTCTTCTCCCCACTCTCGCTGCTGCTCGCTTCGCCCATCCGACTCCCGGTCGACTCTGATGCCGCCTGACGACCTGGGTTCCCACCACTGACCCCGCCCTTGTCCCCGCCTCCTCCTGCGCTGCCGCTCGGTTCCCCAGCAGGAGCGCTCGACTCCTCCAAGACCTGCAGGTCCAGGTCCGTCCCTCCCTCCATTTTTATGACCGCTGCAGAGAAAACAACCAGTGAGACGCCAGCACAGCTAGAGGACTTCATTACCCAGAAACCCTTGCCTCTACCTGCATCCAGCAGTTTGATGATGGCAGCGCTGTGCTCCATGTCCAGAGACACGTTGTCCAGCCAGTTGTTGTCCAGGAGGAACAAGAAGACGCCCAGCCGGGTCTTTAGGGCAGCTAGAGACTCTGCCCTCCTCAGCGTGATGTCATCTGGGTGGTATTTGGATCGGAACCACTCCTGGTCCTTATGCTGGAGGAAGaagtcctgcagctgctgccgcCGGAAGTCCAGCTTGTACTGGTTGTAACGCTTCACGGACTCCGTCTCGTCCACGCTATCCTCCATGTTCAGCAGGAACtcctgcacgcacacacagatacacacgcAATGTCACTCACACATACATGATGCTAACCTGCTATCAGGGCTAAAGTGGTTCCACCCACCTTAAAGGTCCTCATGGTGGGGGGACCAGGAGGCGGGAGGTCTGGATCCACCATTCCCAACCTGGAAGACATCAAGGAGCTAATGCTAGCAAAATGCTAACTGGTCCAACCTGCCCGTTCAAACTCGGTGCGCTAAAGCTATCGAGGCTAGCAGCGCTAGCTGGCAGCGCTTACCTGCCCTGTAGCGGGTGGGCTCCGTGGTGTGGGTGAAGGTGAGGGAGGTCAGGGTGCCAGccctgaggccccgcccctggAAATGGAACGCCACCCCCTCCATACGGCATGTCGTAGCGGTACGGCTCCCCCCGGTGGTCGTCCCTAGAAAATAATACCCAAGAGTCTCAGCTGTAGCAGTATGCAAACGTTTTGTATAACGGGGGCGCGTTGGCCACACCTACCAGTCTCTCCTCATGCGTTTGTGCTGGGGGCTGATGTGTCTGGGCGGGGAAAACCTTTCTCTCCGCCCTCGATCGTAGTCCCGCCTCCTCTCTCGGCCGCGGTCCCAGTCCCTGAGGAGACACGCACACGTCACATGAAGGGTCACATGACGGGTCAAGGGTCAGTGCTCGGGACCTACCTGTCAGGCCACTCGTCCCTCCGGCgatcctccctctctctcgaCCGCTCCATGtcgctcctctctctcctgaaCTTGTCCCGCCTCCTTCGATCAAACTCGTCATCGCTGTCACCCATTGGCtaaaaacgcacacacacacaaaccaaacaatCAGCATTAATTAGCAGAACACTAGTGATTTATGATTAAAATTGCCTTCTAGGGAAagattaaatgtgtttcttttaatgcATAATCAATCAtctaatttagtttttttttttcgtgcaGGTGAAGGTACAGATGCTATACGCGTACCTCACTCCCGCTAGAGCGCCCTCTAGGTGAACTGCAGCTGGTTCACGAACAGCGGTGTGAACGAGCACGAACACCGCTTTAGACAACATCCGGCTTCGTCCCGCCGCCGTTTATTTACGCGCCGCTCGGTTAAAATGATTCTACGCAAACGGATTCATCAAGTGAATCCAACAGCCAAACAATAGCCACACAagttagcctgttagcttcAGTAGAGTCAGCTGATTTAAATGGCAGTCgcgtttttatttatttttaattttttaatttattttacgttAACTTTAACGGCACTTGAACAGAGAATAAAAACACGCCGTAAACAAACATTA is from Antennarius striatus isolate MH-2024 chromosome 23, ASM4005453v1, whole genome shotgun sequence and encodes:
- the LOC137590421 gene encoding serrate RNA effector molecule homolog; this encodes MGDSDDEFDRRRRDKFRRERSDMERSREREDRRRDEWPDRDWDRGRERRRDYDRGRRERFSPPRHISPQHKRMRRDWDDHRGEPYRYDMPYGGGGVPFPGAGPQGWHPDLPHLHPHHGAHPLQGRLGMVDPDLPPPGPPTMRTFKEFLLNMEDSVDETESVKRYNQYKLDFRRQQLQDFFLQHKDQEWFRSKYHPDDITLRRAESLAALKTRLGVFLFLLDNNWLDNVSLDMEHSAAIIKLLDAAVIKMEGGTDLDLQVLEESSAPAGEPSGSAGGGGDKGGVSGGNPGRQAASESTGSRMGEASSSESGEKKDKGGEDEVKQNGEEEEEEEEKKDEDDKTAQKGRKRKRSMSADSGEGSVSDSDSSHSDGEKEDDEEKEEEEDEHRKERKDREKEAPPKPRPLHLTTSLFIRSIPPEVSKEEISALCRRYPGFLRVALSDPQPERRFFRRCWVTFDRSVNIKETCWNLQNIRLRDCELSPVVNRDLSRRVRTVNGLTHHRPVVRNDIRLSARLVHSLDQKGELWAGQMETNPVLKNITDYLIEEVSAEEEELMGAGGNGDEAGDGKDPASSDVTVETDDKLLKVLDRLLLYLRLVHSVDYYNFCEYPAEDEMPHRCGLVHVRGPLPVAKITAAEVTEHQRMCEERLAPLLTPSETLSEEDATRLGRKDPEQEVEKFLSANTQELSKDKWLCPLSGKKFKAPEFVRKHILNKHGDKVSAVRQEVQFFNNFLLDAKRPALPENKPHPPPAQATPPGMAGFPGQSPQQQSLLGYPPGVRPPMPGFPGGGPHYPPNQFGMGRGNYDNFRGHLGGGGFPGKQRNNRGVRGDPRTIIEYRDLDAPEDLDFF